In Salmo trutta chromosome 24, fSalTru1.1, whole genome shotgun sequence, the DNA window GTCACGTCCCTTCACTCTCTTGCACAACTTGGTTGGGGGAAATATATATTACGTCATCTTTACAAGCGAGAGAGAGCGTAAGTAATAGTTATGGTTTTATTTGTTTATCGTATTGGACAACGAATTTGTATCTGATATGATTTAGGGCACCATTTCAGAGCATTGCTGCCAACCCAAACCAGTCCACTGTCACCGGTAACTCTTCGTGATTGTGTTAATAATGACATCCTGTGGATTAACACAGTATTACATCAGATAGTAACCCTGACTTCATTGGTTTGCATTAGAAACATTAGGACTACTAGTTGATCCCTACATCATTGATTACATTTTAGATAATGCATTTTCCATGATCATAAGGCACACTGGTGCTGTGACTGTCCGCGTAGTTCAAAGAGATTCCCTATACAATGTTTTGAatttgtgatttaaaaaaaatgataattCATAGAATAAAGGAATGAGCTTTAACAATTTCAATTCAATCACTGtaggctagttaaataaaaaattaaaaaattaaaattatgtttttattgtcacataccaTAAGTGCCACTGACCAGCTGACACCACAgccccagaccccccccccccccaccccaccccatctGAGACAGATGTCCACAGACTGACTGCTCCaataaaattatatatttttttaatcagatATCTACTTATAAATGGCATGAGGtttgaacatattagcaaaaacCTTTGAAAATACAGTTTAGAACCACCCACTAACCATAGATATTATCAAACTGAAAAACTGAACAACAAGTGTAATAACTGGTGGCCATAGTGTTTGGCATTAAAGCAAtgaatataacatttatttacgTATTGTTGATTTCAAATGTACAGAATCATCCATTATTGTTCAGTGCAGAGTCAAACAAAATGATATAATAAGAGCTTGTAAAAAGAGATATGCAGATGTGTTTAACTGCTCAGTCTATTTGTGTGAGAAAGCTACCGCCCTCTTGAGTCTCTGGTCTGGCCTGTGCTCTATTTATTGGTGAAGTACCTGGAGTACATCTGGTTGTACATCACCTGGTTGTCTAAACTGACAGCGTTCCTCAGGCACTGCCAGAACCAGGGCTCTGCGGCTGCAGTCCGGGTCCATTCCAGAACACTCTTCCCACACAGACGCCGCCGCAGACGGAGGAAGTGAGAATGCTGCAGTACAGGCTCCAGGAGAACCAGCACGATCACGTCCATGTTTTCATCCAGCAGCCTCTGGTGGGCCAGGTACACAGCCATCCTGAAGGTCCCGGTCCTGACATATGCCTCGGTCAGCACAAAAACAGTCTTGCGGCTCTGTCGGATGCTGTGGGAGAGGTTGTCTATCAGGGGGACCCCTGGGATCCAGTCTCGCTCCTCCAGACAAAGAGGCAGGtgtctctcctgcctctcctccagCTGCACCCGCAGGTGGTTCAGCACccagtctgacaccaacaggtcTCTGGTGTCGTAGGTAACAAAGGCATCATAGAGATTGTCTGTTGTTGCGGACCTAAAGGAATGGTATCCCTTCAGCTTCGCCCTCAGATAGTATAGCATATAGGAAGCATCCCAATAAAACATATGAGCTGCCATGGTGATGACCATGGTGAGCATGATCAAGGAAGTGTAGAGGGAGTAAATCTGGAAGGCTTTGTTGACACAGAGGCATTCTTTAATGTCAAACAGTATCACTGGTTGGCCTCTCGTTTTGGCTGGCATGTTGCAGATCAACTCAGTGGCCAGTCTGGGGATCTCTATGTCTTTGTTACCCTTAATCCACAGGATGAACTCCAATAATTCACAGGTACACTGGAATGGATTACCTTGCAAGGACAAGGTTTTCATGTAGTTTTCAGGGCTCGATAGGAAGGTGGTCTCGTTGATGATAGTCAGTTGGTTGTGGCTGAGGTCAAGTATCTGAAGGATTTGAGCACCCTTAAGAAATCCATCAGAGAGTTGAGCAATCTGATTGTAGCTCAAGTCAAGCATCTGAAGTGCATTTGTGAAGTTTGAGAGATTTGCTGACATGTGATATAAAGAATTATAGCTTAGATCCAGAATATTCAGTTGTTGGAAACTAGCCAGTTTATCCCAATCAAAATGGGTGAGTAAATTATGACTAATGCATAGTTTCTGAAGGGTATACGGTAAGTTTTCATAGACTGTTGATGGAATCTTCTCAATGCTGTTGAATGATATATCCAGATAGGTTAAATTCACCAGGTTTTTAAAAAGTCTGTTGTATGATCCGTCCCTCTCTTTCCATAATGTGGCCAACAAATTGTGTTGAAATTGAAGCTCTTTCAAAGATGCGCTTGTCATCTGCTTAGTTGTTAATGTAAAAATTTTATTGTTTGACATATTCAGTACTTTCAAAGCCGGTAGATTTGTCAAAAAATTTAAATTATGTGTCACACCTGACACTTCAAAATAGTGGCTGTTGTAGCTTAGGTCTAATACTTGTAGTTTGTGTAATTCCTTAAATGCATTGTTATAGGCCAGGTCAATCTTGTTAAAGGAAAGGTCCAGATATGTTAGGGCTGGTAACGTCGTGAACTCTGTCCCATTCAGTGCTGCAGAAAATCCATTTCTTGATAGGTTCAGACATGCGATGTCACCATAGCCCTCAAACTGCCTTGGAGAAATGAAGAAGATATTATTTGAACTCAGGACCAGCACTCGACCAGAGTCAAAGCACTCTTGCTTCACAAGGCCGTGTTTTAACTCAAAGGAAAAATCCTTTGAATGTGAATAGTGACTAGTGAGAGGTGACTTGTGCAGCGCCGGCTTTGAATTGCTTCCTAAGACACGGCCTGGTGAATCGCTCACTGAAACTGGATACAGCCTATTTTCTGCAAGGTATATTAGTTTCAAGTGTGAGAATTTTCTGAATATGGTAGAATTAGAGCGAACAATGAAATTAATTCCCATGTTTAACGCTGACAGATTTTTTAGATGATGGAGAGGACTGAGAGTATCTGACTGGATTTCTTTAAACACATAACCTGCTATATGTAATGTTCTAAGTGACACCAATTTAGAAAACTGTCTTGAAAGCAGTAGGGTGTCAGGGTAGGCTAACAAATCATAATTGAATGAAAAATCCATAACTTCTAGCTTTGGTAGATAGCTAAAAAAATTTCCTTCAGTCATAGCCTTAGACAAGAAATTATAAGAGAGGAACAGTTGTTTAAGATTGTTTAAACTCTCAAACCAGGAGTTCTTGATGAAACGGAGTGAGTTCCCTGCTAGGTGCAGTGTCTGTAACTCTGTAAGGCCATGAAATGCCTGAGGATGAATATCTAGGAAAATATTGGGACAGGGGACACACGGATATGGAGCATTGGAGCATCGTGGACAGTTTCCCtgtaattcaagggtttttagaTGGGTTAGTCCATGGAAATCATCCTtataaatatactgtatcttgTTAGATTCAAGCCATAATGTTTTTAAAGAGCTTGGAAGGTCTTTTGGAACATGAGTTAAATTATTAAAGGACAACGTCAAAACTTCTAAGTTCATCAACGCTGAGAATGTGCCGTTTCCTATAGTAAAATTGTTCTCACAAGGATTCCAGTAGAAGCAGTTTTTGGATAAGAAGAGCTCCTTCACATGTGTTATACCAGAGAGGTTGCTCATATTCAAGAAATTGATTTTGTTATTGTCCAGCATGAGTATTTCCACGCTGGGTGGGAGGTTTTGTGGAATTTCAATGAGGCCATTTCCATTAAGCCTTAGGTCCTGCAGGTTTGTTAGATTTTTGAAGGCACCTTCGGCAATGTGACTTATATGGTTTTTGTTGACCCAGTTGAGATTGAGAATGGTCAGGTTCTCCAGATTAGAAAATGCATGAAACTTTACATTCTGGATGTTGTTTTCTGATAGGTCCAGCACAGTCACATTCCTGGTGATGCCATCAGGTACGTTTCTCAGTCGACGCTCCTCACAATTGAAGATGATGTCATTAGTGGTTTTGGTAGTATTGACCACCTTAATGTCACATGGAAAGTCCCATGGCATCCATAAAGTACATTCATTTATGACCAGGAAGTGACACAGGAACAATGATGCCAACTGTGACCAGCAGGTGGTAGCAGCCTGTAAATATAAAGTACAAACGTGTGAGGATGGAAATATAATGACAGATTGATGAAAGACTAATGATTCATGATGAGATGTCTAACTAACGTGGAGTCAGAGGACGCTGGTTGGAGGAGCTATagaaggacgggctcattgtaatggctgaaatggaataaatggaacgtcCGTCAGCCTCCTCTGTGTGGAGTAGCCCTACAAGTAGCCCAAGATGTAAGTAGCCCAGCAAGATGTAAGTAGCCCAAGATGTAAGTAGCCCAAGATGTAAGTAGCCCAAGATGTACTCTTAAGGAGCCTACCATTACTCCTTGAAATCCAAGGACCTTATAAGggatgttattttcagaggtagactggctctggtaGAAAAAACAGCCATatactccatctaaacgtgaatcAATTATCAATTGCGATACAGttctagatacagttgaagtcggaagtttacatacaccttagccaaatacatttaaactcagttaacaattcctgacatttaatcctagtaaaaattccctgtcttaggttagttaggatcaccactttattttaagaatgtgaaatgtcagaataatagtagagagaatgatttatttcagcttttatttctttcatcacattcccattgggtcagaagtttacatacactcaattagtatttggtagcattgcctttaaattgtttaacttgggtcaaacgtttcgggtagccttctacaagcttcccacaataatttgggtgaattttggcccattccacctgacagagctggtgtaactgagtcaggtttgtaggcctccttgctcacacacactttttcagttctgcccacaaatcttctatactattgaggtcagggctttgtgatggccactccaataccttaactttgttgtccttaagccattttgccacaactttggaagtaggcttgggggtcattgtccatttggaagactcatttgcgaccaaggtttaacttcctgactgatgtcttcaatatatccacatcattttcctttctcatgatgccatctattttgtgaagtgcaccagtcccttctgcagcaaagcacccacacaacatgatgctgccacccctgtgcttcatgattgggatggttttctttggcttgcaagcctccccctttttcctccaaacataacgatggtggttagggccaaacagttctattattgcttcatcagaccagaggaatttttccaaaaagtaccttctttgtccccatgtgcagttgcaaaccgtagtctgtcttttttttcacggttttggagcagcggcttctttcttgctgagcagcctttcaggttatgtcgatataggactcgttttagtgtggatatagatacttttgtacctgtttcctccagcatcttcacaaggtcctttgctgttgtactGGGATTGATTTCTACTTTCACACCaaggtacattcatctctaggagacagaacgcgtctccttcctgagtggtgtgACAGctgggtggtcccatggtgttcatacttgcgtactattgtttgtacagatgaatgtggtaccttcaggcgtttggaaattgctcccaaggatgaaccagacctgtggatgtctaccatttttttctgaggtcttggctgatttattttgattttcccatgatgtcaagcaaagaggcactgagtttgaaggtaggccttgaaatacatccacaggtacacctccatttggagcatgctagatagcccattgccacaggtgttcagagcatgctagatagctaattagcacaggtgatcagagcatgctagatagccaattagcacaggtgttcagagcatgctagatagctaattagcacaggtgttcagagcatgctagatagctaattagcacaggttttcagagcatgctagatagctaattagcacagatGTTCAGagcgtgctagatagctaattagcacaggtgttcagagtgtgctagatagctaattagcacaggtgatcagagcatgctagataggtaattagcacaggtgttcagagcatgcatgatagctaattagcacaggtgttcagagcgtactagatagctaattagcacaggtggtccctctctcttccatctgTCTTCTGTAAACACGTGCTGTAATGTGAAGATTTGGCCATGTGGGATATTATTTCTCGCTGATATCAAAGATAAGGTCCTTACGCTTCCAAAAACGTACTGCAAGCCATGCGTGTTAATGGTCAGACTGAGTGTCGGCGCGCTTAACAACCCCCCCCACAGAAGACGCCTTCACccaatgactcttatgtgtaatgtaatggaactgagagtaaAGATCAAGGTCTGGCCTACAAGCACACATTTTATGGACAATAGCTCAATAGCAATAGCTTTGTGATGGAGGACATACTACTTATTTCCGCATACTAGTTATCTACAATATGTTTGCCTAGATAGAAATGGCATTTGTGAATGTAGCGATTGTGAAATAACACTACTTCCCCTTTAAAAAGTCATGTATTTTCTCATGTTTCATTATCAATTTTGCAGCTTGAGAAAAGCAAATACCCTAAATACGCTAAATAGACATACCCTACATATATTAATAATAACTGAAATGAATCAAACTTACCATATTGTTTACTGTTGATTCCTTGTGAGATTTTGAAAGCCTTTCAAATAAGTAGTGCCTGGTAGTTTAGTTACCAATTAGCAAAAAAGTTTAATAAAACTGCAGAGGACTGTTCATTTTCTTTTTGTTTCCATCGATGTAGTCCCTTGTGTAATGACTCAATTCCTCTctactcaaacacacactgaaGTGAAACTTAAATTCCCCTAGCAGCTATAGTTAGTCAAATGTGTTCAACAAGCTGGTTGGTTGCCTCAGTCAGGTGGATTCTGGGTAGTCAGTGTTGGGGTGTTATTGTTATTAGGGAAGTTCTCTTATGATTTTCTTCCCACTTTCTGTAATTAATTTATTTTATACTGTTTCATATGGCATGCATCAAGAGATTAAAGGCAGAATCAGTTAAACATTTTGTGaatcattattattttattaatttattgttaCCTTACTCTCCACAGCAGATTGAGACAGTATATTTATAAGCATTGCAAACAAACATAATCAGTCAGTATTAGAGATGAAAATTCATATCTAAACATTCTCACCAGATACATTACATTTACTGTAAACCTTAAAACCACATTCTCACCAGATACATTACATTTACTGTAAACCTTAAAACCGTCTTTAAGATAATTGTCACATTTACAACAATCACCACATAAAAAGTCtacactacccactgggcacagatgtcaattcaacgtctattccatcttgtttccatgtcatttcattgaaatgatgtggaaacaacgttgattcaaccagtgtgtgcccagtgggtaaggTGTATTCTAAGTGTAAAATTTCATAGAATCTTCCTGAAGAGATTACTGTATTGTTTTTGAGTGCCTCTGACTGGCTGGCACCATAGCCACAGATTCCCATCCCGCCATCTGAGCTAAATCTAACAGAAACTTCATAGATTAATTGAGGAAGTTCTCCACTGGTTTGCTTCCCTCTTTTTTGACATTACACAATCATTACACAATCACAAAAAAGGGCAATGCTATGCATTCTTAACATGGCGAAAAATCATTGTGTTTGGCCTTTTTCAAAGAGTCTCCTTGAAGAGATTACTGTATTGTTTTTGACTGTCTGTTACCAGTACACTCCTTAGGCTAAACCAAAAGTATTGCTGCGCTTGAGGATTTGTTGGCCACTCAATCACTGACCGCCTATACAACCTCTTCCTGAGTCTCAGGTACTTTGAGTGACTGGGGACTTTTTCCAGGAAAATCAAGACAATCACATCATCTCTCTCATCCATAAGCCTCTGATGGGCCATGTAGAATGCGGTCTTGAAGTCCCCGCTCTTGATGTACTTGTTCGTCAGTATGAACACGGTCCTCTTGCTCTGGTGAATGCTCTGAGAGAGATTGTCAATCAGGGGGCAGCCAGGGATCCAGTCTCGTTCCTCCAGACACAGCTGTAAGGGGTGGTCCCCATGCTCTTCCAGCTGAACAAGCAGCTCCTTCAGCACCCACTCAGATACCTCCGGGTCCTTCTTGTCGTACACCACGAAGGCGTCGTAGGCAGCGCTCGGCGACGACAGGCGTCTGTAGCCTTTGAACTTGGCCAGGAGGAAGTGGTAGAGGTACCACACGTCCCAGAGGAAGAGGTGGCTGGAGATGGGGAGGGTGACGAAGCTGAGCACCAGGGATGTGAGGAGGATGTAGAGGATGATGGATAGGTAGTTATGCTGGCAGGCCTGCAGTTCTAGGTCCAGGGAGATGACCGGATGACCCCTCTGGGCTCCTGGAGCAGCACAGACCACAGCGGTGGCCAGTCTGGGGATGTTCACCATGGTGCGGTTCAGCCACATCACAAACATGAGGGCGTTACAGTTGCACATGAACTTGTTGTTGTTCAGGACTAACGTGTCCATTTGATCGACAACATCATCAGGGATGCTGGTCTGCTCAATGTTTTGAATATGATTGAAGCTGAGATCCAGATACTTCAAACTAAAGGCGTCCTTGAGGAAATACGCAGAGAGTTTGGATATTTGATTTTTGCGTAAGAGGAGTGTCTTGAGAGATTTGGTGCAGTTGGAGAGCTCTGGGGGAACTGTTGATATGCTATTACTACTGAGATCTAGGACCTCTAAGTACTGAAGAATTATCAGCTTCTCCCAACTAAATATCTTCAGTctgttgttgttgatgtatagaTTAGTGAGTTTGTCTGGCAGGCCTTGGAAAACTTGCTGAGGGATGAAGTTGAGGTTGTTGTGAGAGATGTCTAGGACCCTCAGATTTAGCAGTTTTTTGAAGTAGTCAATGTATCTTGTATCACCATCTCTCCAAAGCATATCTAAACGGTTACCTTTGAACTCTAACTTCTCCAGAGAGAGACTCTCCAGCTCTGTGTTGGTGGAGGTGGAAATCTTATTATAGTTCATTAGTAATATCTTCAGCTTGGTCAGATTTTTTGTGAAATTAAGCATGTGGGTCAAACCCTCGGATTCAAAGTAATGGTTGTTGTTGCTTATGTCTAAGATAACTAAATTTTCCAGTTCCTGAAATGCTGAGGAATAGAGAAGGTCCAGACGATTGAATGAGAAGTCAAGATACTGTAATTTAGTGAGGAAAGTAAACTCAGAACCATTTAGACTTTGGCTCATGGCATTTCCAGAGAGATTTAGGCATCTAAGGTCAGCAAGGTTCAAGAATCTGGAGTGAAGGAAAAATATATTATTCCTGCTGATATCCAGGGTTTTTCCAAACTTGCTGCACTGGGTATTGACGAATGAATTCAGCGTCCCATCCTCCTTGTCCTTGTATTTGCAGCTGCGAGCGTACTCATCGTATCTAAAATAATGAATCTCTCTCACTTCTCCATTGCGGTTATGCCCACCATCTGACATTGGGGAGCCATGTATGGCTTCTCCTCCTGAAAAGGCAACAGACTGACCACTTTCAGAGGGGGACGATATTTTGTTGTCAGATAAATTGATTATTTTGAAGCTTTTCAGTTCCATTAGAATGCTGAGGTTGGTTATTTTGATGAAGTTGGTGCCCAAGTCAATGACCTCCAGGTTCTTTAGATGAATCAGTGGGCTGATGTCTTCCAGGGTGAGTTGCTGGAAGACGAAGGCCCTGATGCGGAGTACTTTCAAGGATTTCAGGGAGGAAAAGGAGGGACTAAGGTGCAGTGTAGCTGGATACCTCTGCAGCTCGTAGTTAAAAGACAGGTCCAATTCTTCCAGGTTGGGTAGAGCTCGTGGGAAGTAAGTAATTGCTATCTCTCGAGCTAAAAAGTTGGTTGAGAGATCAAGTACTCGCAGCTCTTTACAGTTCTGAAACCACTCTCTAAGCACATAAGTGAGGGAGTTACTATGCAGGCGTAGTATCCTCAGTTTGGTCAATGTTTTAAAGGTGCTTGTGTCTATCTGAAGTGAATTGTTAGGACACGGAATACAAGGAAATGGTGCATTGTAACAGCGCGGACAGTTTCCGCTCAGGTCAAGTATCTCCAATTGGGTTAGGTTATGAAAATCTTTGTCAGTAACCATTTCAATCTTGTTATTATAGAGATACAACTCTCTGAGACTTGTCGGTAATCTTGGGGGAATGTAGGACAGGTTATTTGACTTGAGGGAAAGGAGAGTCATGTTACCAAGCTGTAGAAATGCTCCCTCCTCAATTTGATAGGAAACATTACATGGGTTACGATAGTAACAATTTTGACCCAGGTAAAGAATCTGTACGTTAGTGATGTCAGAGAGGTTCCTTTTCAGAATGGTATATATTTTATTCACCTCTAGACTGAGCAGAATGAGGTTCGGAGGGAGACCCTTTGGGATGCTGGAAAGCTGATTCCCATCCAAATATAGAGCCTTCAGATTCCTCAGGTCTTTGAAGGTGTTCGTCTTGATAGTCACACTCTCAGTGCACATGCGGTCCTTGGGGCCGATCTTGATGGGCACGCAGTTACAGCGCATGTCGATCTCGGTGAGGTTCTCCAGGCCCTGGAAGGACGTTGAGTTAATGTGAGGGATGTGGTTGATGGTGAGGGTCAGGTTGGTGGTGTTTCTGGGGATGTCCTTTGGGACCTCCAGAAGTCCTCTCTCAGTGCAATCTACGTTGACCATGGTGTCGTTGCTGTCCAGGGTGACGTCACAGGGTAAGGTTTTGGGGTACCAGCTTCCAGCTGCCAGCACAGAGGAGCACCACAGGCCCAGCAGTATCACCCCACACACATGGAAAGATGCACATTCTGACCTCTGGGGGAACAGGACAGTGTTATTACTAGAGGGGTAATGATAACACACTCTGACCTCTGGGGGAACAGGACAGTGTTATTACTAGAGGGATAATGATAACACACTCTGACCTCTGGGGGAACAGGACAGTGTTATTACTAGAGGGATAATGATAACACACTCTGACCTCTGGGGGAACAGGACAGTGTTATTACTAGAGGGATAATGATAACACACTCTGACCTCTGGGGGAACAGGACAGTGTTATTACTAGAGGGATAATGATAGCACACTCTGACCTCTGGGGGAACAGGACAGTGTTATTACTAGAGGGATAATGATAACACACTGACCTCTGGGGGAACAGGACAGTGTTATTACTAGAGGGGTAATGATAACACACTCTGACCTCTGGGGGAACAGGACAGTGTTATTACTAGAGGGAAAATGATAGCACACTCTGACCTCTGGGGGAACAGGACAGTGTTATTACTAGAGGGGTAATGATAACACACTCTGACCTCTGGGGGAACAGGACAGTGTTTTTATTAGAGGGATAATGATAACACACTGACCTCTGGGGGAACAGGACAATGTTATTACTAGAGGGATAATGATAACGAGTTTTATTTGCATGTCGCCTCTCTTAAACCACAGGACACAAGAGAGTCTTAAAATATTTTAGTAAATTAACTGCTCaataaaatatacaaatataGAAACCAGTGGCTCAGCTCAACTAAGCtattgcattttacatttacattttaggcatttagcagacgctcttatccagagcgacttacagtagtgaatgcatacatttcaattaatttcatacatgttttatttttcccgtactggccccctgtgggaatcgaacccacaaccctggcgttgcaaacaccattgcaaacaccatgctctaccaactgagccacagggaggtcTGCAGACGTTGCAGACGTTGGTTAATTGATGAAAAGGTTGTGAAGGCATTTTTTATTTTCTACTATTTCTTATTCTGATTCTATTGACCTTTTCTATGTTGTTCTGCATAGACATAACATAAACAACATATAAAAATGTCCTTTTATCTCTATTGagtcaaaattcaaaaggcactcgcacatctgagcaatctttttttgcaggtgcatggtaacagttgaacaaGGTGAAGGAataaggaaaccgcacactgctcttgaaaGTATCACTcatctttaataagcttacgtatcggcctcacagccttcgtcagagctttttaTGACGAAGgctgtgaggccgatacgtaaagcttattaaagatcagtggtactatcaagagcagtgtgcggtttcctttttccttcaccTCTATTGAGTCCTTTATAATTATGGTTAATTAAGAGTCTATTGGCCCACACAtgcatcaatctaagtaacatgaTTAAaacaaatccccatcaaaatctgtcagtttaattTCAGAGAAATCCGATATTTTTGTCTCAATCCGCCACATCTACCTATGTTGGTCgtctgcatctgcggtggaaggtgtcCAAGCTacagcgatgtttgtcagaccatgagatgTCCTGAAAGTCAGTCTTcgcacaaaaaaaatgtatgtagtgtccaaacggtttggcctTCAAAACAACTATGACCACTCTatcctttccatagagtggtcataatagttggaaggccaaaccgttcagtgttttctgttttgctctacaactcgtctgaaggtaacccatacaaatgaatggaagtatggaggttgttttgtgccaacaaaaataaggggttaaacatgtgtccaaaaaaactaaaatatttcctgagttttcttatatctcctagatataggacagactctTCAGACCTTTATTGATtatttacttttagatgtgtgatTCAATGCGTCTCTGTAGTAgcaaaggccaaattcaatattttattgaatttatacctaaaggggtcttAAAATCCCAAATCAAATATCAAAaggatccatggtatgaccatcgtGTTAGCTTAGAGGTTAGACAGAGCTTAATCCCCAGTTTCCTCAATTTCATCGATCTTTTTTTTCTCCTTGCACAATGGATGTGCATTGCTACACCCTATATTCATGAACTGCAGTATCATATTAAATgtattatcatatgaaatgttttATCATATTAAATGTATTATCATATTAAATATATGATCATATTAAATGTATTATCATATTAAAGGTATTGTCATATTACATGTATTATCATATTAAATGTATTATCATATTAAATGTATTATCATATGAAAGgtattatcatatgaaatgtattatCATATTAAATGTATTATCATATTAAATGTATTATCATATTAAATGTATTATCATATTAAAGGTATTCTTACCGTCATGTGAGACAGCATTGTTCAGATCAATGTTTGTGTCGATAAGTTCTCACGGTTCAGTTCTCTCTTACTGTAAAATGAAAGGAGTACTAAGAACGATAAAATTTTC includes these proteins:
- the LOC115161350 gene encoding toll-like receptor 8, encoding MAATTCWSQLASLFLCHFLVINECTLWMPWDFPCDIKVVNTTKTTNDIIFNCEERRLRNVPDGITRNVTVLDLSENNIQNVKFHAFSNLENLTILNLNWVNKNHISHIAEGAFKNLTNLQDLRLNGNGLIEIPQNLPPSVEILMLDNNKINFLNMSNLSGITHVKELFLSKNCFYWNPCENNFTIGNGTFSALMNLEVLTLSFNNLTHVPKDLPSSLKTLWLESNKIQYIYKDDFHGLTHLKTLELQGNCPRCSNAPYPCVPCPNIFLDIHPQAFHGLTELQTLHLAGNSLRFIKNSWFESLNNLKQLFLSYNFLSKAMTEGNFFSYLPKLEVMDFSFNYDLLAYPDTLLLSRQFSKLVSLRTLHIAGYVFKEIQSDTLSPLHHLKNLSALNMGINFIVRSNSTIFRKFSHLKLIYLAENRLYPVSVSDSPGRVLGSNSKPALHKSPLTSHYSHSKDFSFELKHGLVKQECFDSGRVLVLSSNNIFFISPRQFEGYGDIACLNLSRNGFSAALNGTEFTTLPALTYLDLSFNKIDLAYNNAFKELHKLQVLDLSYNSHYFEVSGVTHNLNFLTNLPALKVLNMSNNKIFTLTTKQMTSASLKELQFQHNLLATLWKERDGSYNRLFKNLVNLTYLDISFNSIEKIPSTVYENLPYTLQKLCISHNLLTHFDWDKLASFQQLNILDLSYNSLYHMSANLSNFTNALQMLDLSYNQIAQLSDGFLKGAQILQILDLSHNQLTIINETTFLSSPENYMKTLSLQGNPFQCTCELLEFILWIKGNKDIEIPRLATELICNMPAKTRGQPVILFDIKECLCVNKAFQIYSLYTSLIMLTMVITMAAHMFYWDASYMLYYLRAKLKGYHSFRSATTDNLYDAFVTYDTRDLLVSDWVLNHLRVQLEERQERHLPLCLEERDWIPGVPLIDNLSHSIRQSRKTVFVLTEAYVRTGTFRMAVYLAHQRLLDENMDVIVLVLLEPVLQHSHFLRLRRRLCGKSVLEWTRTAAAEPWFWQCLRNAVSLDNQVMYNQMYSRYFTNK
- the LOC115161349 gene encoding toll-like receptor 7, with the protein product MLSHMTRSECASFHVCGVILLGLWCSSVLAAGSWYPKTLPCDVTLDSNDTMVNVDCTERGLLEVPKDIPRNTTNLTLTINHIPHINSTSFQGLENLTEIDMRCNCVPIKIGPKDRMCTESVTIKTNTFKDLRNLKALYLDGNQLSSIPKGLPPNLILLSLEVNKIYTILKRNLSDITNVQILYLGQNCYYRNPCNVSYQIEEGAFLQLGNMTLLSLKSNNLSYIPPRLPTSLRELYLYNNKIEMVTDKDFHNLTQLEILDLSGNCPRCYNAPFPCIPCPNNSLQIDTSTFKTLTKLRILRLHSNSLTYVLREWFQNCKELRVLDLSTNFLAREIAITYFPRALPNLEELDLSFNYELQRYPATLHLSPSFSSLKSLKVLRIRAFVFQQLTLEDISPLIHLKNLEVIDLGTNFIKITNLSILMELKSFKIINLSDNKISSPSESGQSVAFSGGEAIHGSPMSDGGHNRNGEVREIHYFRYDEYARSCKYKDKEDGTLNSFVNTQCSKFGKTLDISRNNIFFLHSRFLNLADLRCLNLSGNAMSQSLNGSEFTFLTKLQYLDFSFNRLDLLYSSAFQELENLVILDISNNNHYFESEGLTHMLNFTKNLTKLKILLMNYNKISTSTNTELESLSLEKLEFKGNRLDMLWRDGDTRYIDYFKKLLNLRVLDISHNNLNFIPQQVFQGLPDKLTNLYINNNRLKIFSWEKLIILQYLEVLDLSSNSISTVPPELSNCTKSLKTLLLRKNQISKLSAYFLKDAFSLKYLDLSFNHIQNIEQTSIPDDVVDQMDTLVLNNNKFMCNCNALMFVMWLNRTMVNIPRLATAVVCAAPGAQRGHPVISLDLELQACQHNYLSIILYILLTSLVLSFVTLPISSHLFLWDVWYLYHFLLAKFKGYRRLSSPSAAYDAFVVYDKKDPEVSEWVLKELLVQLEEHGDHPLQLCLEERDWIPGCPLIDNLSQSIHQSKRTVFILTNKYIKSGDFKTAFYMAHQRLMDERDDVIVLIFLEKVPSHSKYLRLRKRLYRRSVIEWPTNPQAQQYFWFSLRSVLVTDSQKQYSNLFKETL